In one Nocardia tengchongensis genomic region, the following are encoded:
- a CDS encoding bifunctional RNase H/acid phosphatase has translation MDMVIVEADGGSRGNPGPAGYGAVVWDADRARVLAERKEFLGVATNNVAEYRGLIAGLEASAELGAREVAVRMDSKLVVEQMSGRWKVKHEAMIPLADRARQLVAGFDRVSFTWIPRKENSHADRLANEAMDDADTVAEVRSALTESGQALGRTADLSSGSANSAVGDHAPGGQQALTAVVGDISAAVAGGVVEVPEAVAATTPVTGYAPGWTGAVGRPTRLLLLRHGQTELSVQRRYSGRGNPPLTELGREQAAKAAAMLARKGGIEAIVCSPLSRARETAAAAGQALGLPVRELPGLTETDFGAWEGMTFQEARDHDPELHARWLGDPSLPAPGGESFDQVRERVEAVRRDLVAMYPGANVLVVSHVTPIKTLLQLALGVGPSLLYRLHLDLASLSVSEFYSDGGSSVRLVNDTSYL, from the coding sequence GTGGACATGGTGATCGTGGAAGCGGACGGCGGCTCGCGCGGCAATCCCGGGCCGGCCGGGTACGGCGCGGTGGTGTGGGACGCCGACCGCGCGCGGGTGCTGGCCGAGCGAAAGGAATTCCTCGGGGTCGCCACCAACAATGTCGCCGAATATCGCGGGCTCATCGCGGGTTTGGAGGCTTCGGCCGAACTCGGGGCGCGGGAAGTGGCCGTGCGCATGGACTCCAAGCTGGTCGTCGAACAGATGTCGGGCCGCTGGAAGGTCAAGCACGAGGCCATGATTCCGCTCGCCGACCGGGCGCGGCAGCTGGTCGCCGGATTCGATCGGGTGAGCTTCACCTGGATTCCGCGCAAGGAGAACTCGCACGCCGACCGGCTGGCCAACGAGGCCATGGACGACGCGGACACCGTCGCCGAAGTCCGTTCGGCGCTGACCGAGTCCGGTCAGGCGCTCGGGCGCACGGCCGACCTCTCGTCCGGTTCAGCGAATTCCGCTGTCGGTGACCACGCTCCGGGTGGACAGCAGGCGCTGACCGCCGTGGTGGGGGACATCAGCGCCGCAGTGGCGGGTGGCGTGGTGGAAGTCCCCGAGGCCGTAGCGGCGACCACGCCGGTGACCGGTTACGCGCCCGGGTGGACCGGCGCCGTCGGGCGGCCGACGCGGCTGCTGCTATTGCGGCACGGGCAGACGGAATTGTCGGTGCAGCGGCGGTATTCGGGTCGCGGCAACCCGCCGCTGACCGAGCTCGGGCGGGAGCAGGCGGCCAAGGCGGCGGCCATGCTCGCGCGCAAGGGCGGGATCGAAGCCATCGTGTGCTCGCCGCTGAGCCGGGCGCGCGAGACCGCGGCGGCGGCCGGGCAGGCGCTGGGACTGCCCGTGCGGGAACTGCCCGGGCTCACCGAAACCGATTTCGGTGCATGGGAAGGCATGACCTTCCAGGAAGCCCGCGACCACGATCCGGAACTGCACGCGCGCTGGCTGGGCGATCCGTCGCTGCCCGCGCCCGGCGGTGAGAGTTTCGACCAGGTCCGGGAACGCGTCGAGGCGGTCCGCCGGGATCTGGTGGCCATGTATCCGGGCGCGAATGTGCTTGTGGTCAGCCACGTCACGCCGATCAAGACGCTGCTGCAGCTGGCGCTCGGCGTGGGTCCCTCGCTGCTGTACCGGCTGCACCTGGATCTGGCGTCGCTGTCGGTCTCCGAATTCTATTCCGACGGCGGCTCTTCGGTGCGGCTCGTCAACGACACGTCGTATCTCTGA
- a CDS encoding MBL fold metallo-hydrolase gives MTNTINTATTVELLHIGGPTVRFAYGDLVWLTDPTFDGPSEHQGRVTLVKLTGPAVPAAEIGPVDVVLLSHDQHADNLDVSGREFLANVETVLSTPDAAGRIEGVRGLANWESVQIGAVTVTGVPALHGPEGCEPITGVVTGFVLQADGLPTVYVSGDNASVEYVERIAERFGRIDLAILNVGGANVGAFGDHDLTLNGRTAAQASIALGDALIVPVHAEGWAHFSEHLDYLAHRFALADRGHLLRIPTPGEVLTLAAA, from the coding sequence ATGACGAACACGATCAACACCGCCACCACCGTCGAACTGCTCCACATCGGCGGCCCCACAGTGCGATTCGCCTACGGCGACCTGGTCTGGCTGACCGACCCCACCTTCGACGGCCCGAGTGAGCACCAGGGCCGGGTCACCCTCGTCAAACTGACCGGTCCCGCCGTGCCCGCCGCCGAGATCGGGCCGGTGGACGTCGTGCTGCTCTCGCACGACCAGCACGCCGACAACCTCGACGTATCCGGGCGGGAATTCCTGGCGAACGTGGAGACAGTGCTGTCCACTCCGGACGCGGCCGGACGCATCGAAGGCGTTCGCGGGCTGGCGAACTGGGAGTCGGTGCAGATCGGCGCGGTGACCGTGACCGGGGTGCCCGCGCTGCACGGGCCCGAGGGGTGCGAGCCGATCACGGGCGTGGTCACCGGATTCGTGCTGCAGGCCGACGGACTGCCGACGGTGTACGTCTCGGGCGACAACGCCTCGGTCGAGTACGTGGAGCGGATCGCCGAACGCTTCGGCCGCATCGATCTCGCCATCCTGAATGTCGGCGGCGCGAATGTCGGCGCGTTCGGCGACCACGATCTGACCCTCAACGGCCGCACCGCCGCCCAGGCGTCGATCGCGCTCGGCGACGCGCTGATCGTCCCCGTGCACGCGGAGGGCTGGGCGCACTTCTCCGAGCACCTCGACTACCTGGCGCACCGGTTCGCGCTCGCGGACCGCGGCCACCTGCTGCGCATTCCGACGCCCGGCGAGGTGCTCACGCTCGCGGCAGCGTGA
- a CDS encoding cobalamin biosynthesis protein, with product MGTASAAGLLLGFGLDRVLGDPRRGHPVAGFGSAAMRVERVTYRDSRAAGVVHEVVLVGAVTGLGIGLRRAVSGRAGRNGRRRGDVTVAGALGEVVVTAAATWTVLGGTTLAKTGREMADRLESGDIEGARALLPSLCGRDPEALDADGLARAALESIAENTSDATVAPLFWGAVVGVPGLLAYRAINTLDAMVGYRNERYERFGWAAARTDDVANLAPARLSGLLTTTLAPVIGGRPADAWRAWRRDAGKHPSPNAGVAEASMAGALGVTLGGRTEYQHGIEMRPTLGDGPVPRVPDLRRAVRLSEAVQVATALAAAAAAYLRR from the coding sequence ATGGGGACTGCTTCTGCGGCCGGGCTGCTGCTCGGGTTCGGACTCGATCGGGTGCTGGGCGATCCTCGGCGCGGGCATCCGGTGGCCGGGTTCGGTTCGGCGGCAATGCGGGTCGAGCGGGTCACCTATCGCGACAGTCGGGCGGCCGGGGTGGTGCACGAAGTTGTGCTGGTCGGAGCTGTCACCGGGCTTGGTATCGGGCTGCGGCGGGCGGTGTCCGGCCGGGCCGGGCGGAACGGGCGGCGGCGGGGCGATGTCACCGTGGCGGGGGCGCTCGGAGAAGTTGTCGTGACCGCCGCCGCGACCTGGACCGTGCTCGGCGGGACCACCCTGGCGAAGACCGGGCGGGAGATGGCGGACCGGCTCGAGTCCGGCGATATCGAGGGCGCGCGGGCGTTGCTGCCGTCGCTGTGCGGCCGCGATCCCGAGGCGCTCGACGCGGACGGGCTGGCGCGGGCCGCGCTGGAATCGATTGCCGAGAACACGTCGGATGCGACTGTGGCGCCGCTGTTCTGGGGCGCGGTGGTAGGAGTTCCGGGCCTGCTGGCGTATCGGGCGATCAATACCCTCGACGCGATGGTCGGCTACCGCAACGAGCGCTACGAGCGGTTCGGCTGGGCAGCCGCACGCACCGACGATGTCGCCAATCTCGCGCCCGCCCGCCTCAGCGGCCTGCTCACCACCACCCTCGCGCCGGTGATCGGCGGCCGCCCGGCCGATGCATGGCGAGCTTGGCGGCGTGATGCCGGCAAGCATCCGAGCCCGAATGCCGGTGTGGCCGAAGCCTCCATGGCGGGCGCGCTGGGCGTGACCCTGGGCGGCCGCACCGAATACCAGCACGGCATCGAGATGCGACCCACCCTGGGCGATGGACCGGTCCCCCGCGTCCCCGACCTCCGCCGCGCGGTGCGACTCTCGGAGGCGGTGCAGGTTGCCACCGCCCTGGCGGCTGCGGCCGCCGCCTACCTGCGGCGCTGA
- a CDS encoding SPFH domain-containing protein — MDVLYLLIGWLAALVVIAGIGLAAGVRVVTQYERGVVFRLGRVRAVREPGLRLLIPGVDKMSKISLQVITMPVPAQEGITRDNVTVRVDAVVYFRVIDPMRALVEVQDYLFAVAQVAQTSLRSIIGKSELDDLLSNREQLNKGLELLIDSPALNWGVHIDRVEIKDVALPDALKRSMSRQAEAERERRARVISAEGELQASHKLAEAAANMSAAPAALQLRFLETVVQVAAEKNSTLVLPFPVELLRFLERSGRPPAETAPEDPGAS; from the coding sequence ATGGATGTTCTGTATCTGTTGATCGGGTGGCTCGCCGCCCTCGTCGTGATCGCCGGAATCGGCCTGGCAGCCGGGGTACGGGTGGTCACCCAATACGAGCGGGGGGTCGTATTCCGCCTGGGGCGGGTGCGAGCGGTCCGGGAGCCGGGGTTGCGGCTGCTGATCCCGGGCGTGGACAAGATGTCGAAGATCTCCCTGCAGGTGATCACCATGCCGGTGCCCGCGCAGGAAGGGATCACCCGCGACAATGTGACCGTCCGCGTGGACGCCGTCGTCTATTTCCGGGTCATCGACCCGATGCGCGCCCTCGTCGAGGTGCAGGATTACCTGTTCGCCGTCGCGCAGGTGGCGCAGACCTCGCTGCGGTCCATCATCGGCAAGAGCGAGCTCGACGATCTGCTGTCCAATCGCGAGCAGCTCAACAAAGGACTCGAGCTGCTCATCGACTCCCCGGCCCTGAACTGGGGCGTGCACATCGATCGCGTCGAGATCAAGGATGTGGCCTTGCCGGATGCCTTGAAGCGCTCCATGTCTCGCCAGGCCGAAGCCGAACGCGAACGGCGCGCCCGCGTCATCTCCGCCGAAGGCGAATTGCAGGCGTCGCACAAACTGGCCGAGGCCGCCGCCAATATGTCCGCCGCGCCCGCGGCACTGCAGCTGCGATTCCTGGAGACCGTGGTTCAGGTTGCGGCGGAGAAGAATTCGACCCTGGTACTGCCGTTCCCGGTGGAACTGCTGCGTTTCCTCGAACGCAGCGGGCGCCCGCCGGCCGAGACCGCGCCGGAGGATCCCGGCGCGTCGTGA
- a CDS encoding SURF1 family protein, which produces MRRLTFLLRPSWLILAVVVAGFAYLCFTVLAPWQLGKNTRTSERNDRIASSVHADPVDVTTMLGGDGKNTEWRRATATGSYVQDSMVLVRLRHLDGQPAYTVLAAFRLDDGRTLLVDRGQIAAAQGGTRPPVIAAPPTGPQHLEARVRASEGIIEKKPPTTEDGYRQVYSTDTQQEAAVLGLPLTPIPTDGLGGYLQLDAGQPGTFTPDTLPQLDAGPYLSYGLQWLAFGVMAPLGLGYFVWSEIRARRREKSEAAAQPATAAQATNTATTENLSAETPAPTKAAKPNDPAPKPKPATNEARLADRYGGTRR; this is translated from the coding sequence CTGCGCCGCCTCACCTTCCTGCTGCGTCCCAGCTGGCTGATCCTCGCGGTCGTGGTGGCCGGATTCGCCTACCTGTGTTTCACCGTGCTCGCCCCCTGGCAGCTGGGCAAGAACACCCGCACCTCCGAACGCAATGACCGGATCGCCAGTTCGGTGCACGCCGATCCGGTGGATGTCACGACCATGCTGGGCGGCGACGGCAAGAACACCGAATGGCGGCGTGCCACCGCCACCGGCAGCTACGTCCAGGATTCGATGGTGCTGGTCCGGCTGCGTCACCTCGACGGCCAGCCCGCCTACACCGTCCTGGCCGCCTTCCGCCTCGACGACGGCCGCACCCTGCTGGTCGACCGCGGCCAGATCGCGGCGGCCCAGGGCGGCACCCGTCCCCCGGTGATCGCCGCACCGCCCACCGGTCCGCAACACCTCGAAGCCCGCGTCCGCGCCTCCGAGGGCATCATCGAGAAGAAGCCCCCGACCACCGAAGACGGCTACCGCCAGGTCTATTCGACCGACACCCAGCAGGAAGCCGCGGTCCTGGGTCTCCCCCTGACCCCGATCCCCACCGACGGCCTCGGCGGCTACCTCCAGCTCGATGCGGGCCAGCCGGGCACCTTCACCCCCGACACCCTCCCCCAACTCGACGCGGGCCCGTACCTCTCCTACGGCCTGCAATGGCTGGCCTTCGGCGTCATGGCGCCCCTGGGCCTCGGCTACTTCGTGTGGTCCGAGATCCGTGCCCGCCGCCGCGAGAAGTCCGAAGCGGCCGCCCAACCGGCCACCGCCGCCCAGGCGACGAACACCGCGACGACCGAGAACCTCTCGGCGGAAACGCCCGCTCCGACGAAGGCTGCGAAGCCGAACGACCCGGCACCGAAGCCGAAACCCGCCACCAACGAGGCCCGTCTGGCCGACCGCTACGGCGGCACCCGGCGCTGA
- a CDS encoding low molecular weight protein-tyrosine-phosphatase, translated as MAVVGDLHVTFICTGNICRSPMAEKIFAAHLERAGLADRVRVSSAGTGSWHVGDEADHRTNRELIAYGYPTGHCAAVIGADHRDADLVVALDAGHERDLARLGVPSDRRRLLRSFDPHADGRSVPDPYYGDQSDFALVREQIEAAVPGMLDWVREQLGETAGDTRGDA; from the coding sequence ATGGCTGTCGTGGGCGACCTGCATGTGACGTTTATCTGCACCGGCAACATCTGCCGTTCCCCGATGGCCGAGAAGATCTTCGCGGCGCATCTGGAGCGCGCCGGGCTGGCGGATCGGGTGCGGGTGAGCAGCGCCGGGACCGGGAGCTGGCATGTCGGTGACGAGGCCGATCACCGGACCAACCGGGAGTTGATCGCGTACGGGTATCCGACCGGGCACTGCGCGGCCGTGATCGGGGCCGATCATCGCGACGCCGACCTGGTGGTGGCCCTGGATGCCGGGCACGAACGGGACCTGGCCCGGCTGGGGGTGCCGTCGGATCGGCGGCGACTGCTGCGCAGCTTCGACCCGCACGCGGACGGCCGCTCGGTGCCCGACCCCTACTACGGCGATCAGTCCGATTTCGCGTTGGTTCGCGAGCAGATCGAGGCGGCCGTGCCGGGCATGCTGGACTGGGTGCGCGAACAGCTCGGCGAGACCGCCGGGGATACCCGGGGGGACGCATGA
- the ald gene encoding alanine dehydrogenase, translating to MRIGVPREVKEQEYRVALTPAGAGELVRHGHEVLIEAGAGIGSGFPDAAYLEAGARTAPHADDVWGAAELVLKVKEPIAEEYPRMREGQVLFTFLHLAASRECTDAILRSGITAIAYETVRAADGSLPLLAPMSEVAGKLGSMVGAYHLMSPQGGSGVLLGGVPGVRPADAVVLGGGVAGSNAANVAVGMGARVTVLDTNIARLRELDARFGGRVITIGSNAAEVEKAVLAADLVIGSVLVPGARAPKLVPDSLVARMRPGAVLVDIAIDQGGCFESSHPTTHAKPTFQVADTLFYCVANMPGAVPHTSTVALTNVTLPYARAIAELGWSGACAADPGLAQGLTADAGRLYTPEVAAAHGLRPAVRVGS from the coding sequence ATGAGAATCGGGGTTCCACGCGAGGTCAAGGAACAGGAATACCGCGTCGCCCTCACCCCGGCCGGCGCCGGGGAACTGGTGCGGCACGGACACGAGGTGCTGATCGAGGCCGGAGCGGGCATCGGTTCCGGATTCCCCGACGCCGCCTACCTCGAGGCGGGAGCCCGCACCGCGCCACACGCCGACGACGTGTGGGGCGCCGCCGAACTGGTGCTGAAGGTGAAAGAGCCCATCGCCGAGGAGTATCCGCGCATGCGGGAGGGGCAGGTGCTGTTCACCTTCCTGCACCTGGCCGCCTCGCGGGAATGCACCGACGCCATCCTGCGCTCCGGCATCACCGCCATCGCCTACGAGACCGTGCGCGCCGCCGACGGCAGCCTGCCGCTGCTCGCCCCCATGAGTGAAGTGGCGGGCAAGCTCGGCAGCATGGTCGGGGCGTATCACCTGATGTCGCCGCAGGGCGGGTCCGGTGTGCTACTCGGCGGGGTGCCGGGCGTGCGGCCGGCGGACGCGGTGGTGCTGGGCGGGGGAGTGGCGGGCAGCAACGCGGCCAACGTCGCGGTCGGGATGGGGGCGCGAGTCACGGTGCTGGACACCAATATCGCGCGGTTACGCGAACTCGATGCCCGGTTCGGCGGACGCGTCATCACCATCGGATCCAATGCGGCCGAGGTCGAGAAGGCCGTGCTCGCAGCGGATCTGGTGATCGGGTCTGTACTGGTGCCGGGTGCGCGCGCCCCGAAACTGGTGCCCGACAGTCTGGTTGCCCGGATGCGGCCGGGCGCGGTGCTCGTCGACATCGCCATCGATCAAGGCGGGTGCTTCGAGAGCTCACATCCCACCACCCACGCGAAACCGACATTCCAGGTGGCGGACACGCTGTTCTACTGCGTGGCCAACATGCCGGGCGCGGTGCCTCACACGTCCACCGTGGCGCTCACCAATGTGACGCTGCCGTATGCCCGCGCCATCGCGGAGCTGGGCTGGTCCGGTGCGTGCGCCGCGGATCCCGGCCTGGCTCAGGGTTTGACGGCCGACGCCGGGCGGCTCTACACGCCGGAGGTCGCCGCGGCGCACGGGCTGCGGCCCGCGGTCCGCGTCGGCTCCTGA
- the cobC gene encoding Rv2231c family pyridoxal phosphate-dependent protein CobC, with protein sequence MPDDTDFPDFDHARLRHHGDVDARPGMVDFAVNVQGSAPPRWLRERLAGRLGELGRYPGDADERAAREAVAARHGRSVDEVLLLAGVAEGFAMLPRLGSRLAAVIHPSFTEPELALREAGVPVARVLLEAPYRLDGAVVPEDADLVVIGNPTNPTSVLHPADSIRALRRPGRIVVVDEAFADAVPGELESLAGEHYPDVLVFRSLTKTWALAGLRCGYVLGAPEVLARLNHGRPHWPLGTLQLEAIAAVSEPAAVAEAQRKAEAIAADRTAMIPRLRELGVEVHEPAAGPFLLLRVPDAELLRKRLADKGIAVRRGDTFPGLETGYLRVAVRPAEAVDRLVAAIRDVGL encoded by the coding sequence GTGCCGGACGACACCGACTTCCCCGATTTCGACCATGCCAGGCTGCGGCACCACGGAGACGTGGACGCGCGCCCGGGCATGGTGGATTTCGCGGTGAACGTCCAGGGCAGTGCGCCGCCGCGGTGGCTGCGGGAACGGCTGGCCGGACGGCTCGGCGAGCTGGGACGGTACCCGGGCGACGCGGACGAGCGGGCGGCCCGCGAGGCGGTCGCCGCGCGGCACGGACGATCCGTCGACGAGGTGCTGTTGCTGGCGGGAGTCGCCGAGGGATTCGCCATGCTGCCGCGACTGGGGTCGCGACTCGCCGCGGTGATCCACCCGTCGTTCACCGAACCGGAGCTGGCGCTGCGCGAAGCGGGGGTGCCGGTGGCGCGGGTACTGCTCGAAGCGCCGTACCGGCTCGACGGCGCGGTCGTGCCCGAGGACGCGGACCTGGTGGTGATCGGCAATCCGACCAACCCCACCTCGGTGCTGCATCCGGCCGACAGCATTCGGGCGCTGCGACGGCCGGGTCGCATCGTGGTCGTGGACGAGGCCTTCGCGGACGCGGTGCCGGGGGAGCTGGAATCGCTTGCCGGAGAACACTATCCGGATGTGCTGGTGTTCCGAAGTCTCACCAAGACCTGGGCGCTGGCGGGACTGCGCTGCGGATACGTGCTCGGCGCGCCCGAGGTGCTGGCCCGCTTGAATCACGGCCGCCCGCACTGGCCGCTGGGCACCCTGCAGCTGGAAGCCATTGCGGCGGTGAGTGAACCGGCCGCCGTCGCCGAAGCGCAGCGCAAGGCCGAGGCCATCGCCGCCGACCGCACCGCCATGATCCCGCGGCTGCGGGAACTGGGTGTCGAGGTGCACGAGCCCGCGGCCGGGCCGTTCCTGCTGCTGCGGGTGCCGGACGCGGAATTGCTGCGAAAGCGGCTCGCGGACAAGGGGATCGCGGTGCGCCGCGGTGATACCTTCCCCGGGCTGGAAACGGGTTACCTGCGGGTGGCGGTGCGGCCGGCGGAGGCCGTGGACCGGCTCGTCGCGGCCATCCGGGACGTGGGCCTGTGA
- a CDS encoding zinc ribbon domain-containing protein, whose protein sequence is MNAESSIQAKLLDLAAVDAELTRIEHRRKVLPEQQAVDRLAAERTTRKDEAVKAEILIDDLDRDIRKLEGEIEAVRKREERDRGMLTAGSVGAKQLSELQHELGSLERRRKVLEDDEIEVMERREAAAAAHAHAGANLDQAEAELVDAERLRDSALADLAVAQQRCDSDRIALTNSFPADLLAAYDKQRTTYGVGAALLQARRCGACRIELDRGEISRITQTAPDVVVRCPECGAILVRTKHSGL, encoded by the coding sequence TTGAATGCCGAATCTTCGATCCAGGCCAAGCTGCTCGACCTCGCCGCCGTCGACGCCGAGCTGACGCGGATCGAGCACCGCCGCAAGGTGCTGCCCGAGCAGCAGGCGGTGGACCGGCTGGCGGCCGAGCGCACCACACGCAAGGACGAGGCGGTGAAGGCCGAGATCCTCATCGACGACCTGGACCGCGACATCCGCAAACTGGAAGGCGAGATCGAGGCCGTCCGCAAGCGCGAGGAACGCGACCGCGGCATGCTCACCGCCGGTTCGGTCGGGGCCAAGCAGCTCTCCGAACTGCAGCACGAGCTGGGCAGCCTGGAACGCCGCCGCAAGGTGCTCGAGGACGACGAGATCGAGGTGATGGAGCGCCGCGAGGCCGCCGCCGCCGCGCACGCGCACGCCGGCGCCAACCTGGACCAGGCCGAAGCCGAACTGGTCGACGCCGAGCGCCTGCGCGACAGCGCCCTCGCCGACCTGGCCGTCGCCCAGCAGCGCTGCGACTCCGACCGCATCGCCCTCACCAACTCCTTCCCCGCCGACCTGCTCGCCGCCTACGACAAGCAGCGCACCACCTACGGCGTCGGCGCCGCCCTGCTCCAGGCCCGCCGCTGCGGCGCCTGCCGCATCGAACTCGACCGCGGCGAGATCTCCCGCATCACCCAGACCGCCCCCGACGTGGTCGTCCGCTGCCCCGAATGCGGCGCGATCCTGGTGCGCACCAAGCACTCCGGACTCTGA
- a CDS encoding alpha/beta hydrolase codes for MERVEVGFPSGVEQCAGWLYLPDGPPRPRPLVVMGHGLGADREMGLDRYARRFASVGIAALAFDYRHFGASGGEPRQLINIARQREDWHAAIAFARTIRGIDATRIALWGSSFGGGHVLAVAPDDHYIAAVVAQCPFTSGWSSALAKGPFSLFKTGTLAIADQVVGPIIRRPITARLAGKKHSAALMSAADVPAGFGRLAEESAQYRPKVAARVGLSTLFDNPTRHVKDIKAPVLYAICDNDSVAPAGPTVKAAERTKHATVKRYPIGHFDIYFDDWFEKAVYDQTEFLMATLRP; via the coding sequence ATGGAGCGTGTCGAGGTGGGGTTCCCTTCGGGTGTCGAACAGTGCGCAGGATGGCTGTATCTCCCCGATGGACCGCCGCGTCCGCGCCCGCTGGTGGTCATGGGGCACGGGCTGGGGGCGGACCGGGAAATGGGGTTGGATCGCTATGCCCGGCGGTTCGCGTCGGTCGGAATCGCGGCTCTGGCCTTCGATTATCGGCATTTCGGGGCCAGCGGTGGTGAGCCGCGGCAGCTGATCAATATCGCGCGGCAGCGTGAGGACTGGCATGCGGCGATCGCGTTCGCGCGCACCATTCGCGGCATCGACGCGACTCGAATCGCGTTATGGGGCAGTTCTTTCGGTGGCGGGCATGTGCTCGCGGTGGCGCCGGACGATCACTACATCGCGGCGGTCGTCGCGCAGTGCCCGTTCACCAGCGGCTGGTCCTCGGCGTTGGCGAAGGGCCCGTTCAGCTTGTTCAAGACGGGCACGCTGGCGATCGCGGATCAGGTGGTGGGACCGATCATTCGGCGTCCGATCACCGCGCGGCTGGCGGGGAAGAAGCATTCGGCGGCGTTGATGAGCGCCGCCGATGTGCCCGCCGGTTTCGGGCGGCTGGCCGAGGAGAGCGCGCAGTACCGGCCGAAGGTGGCGGCGCGGGTCGGGCTGTCGACGTTATTCGACAATCCGACCCGGCACGTCAAGGACATCAAAGCGCCTGTGCTGTACGCGATCTGCGACAACGATTCGGTGGCACCGGCCGGGCCGACGGTGAAGGCGGCCGAGCGCACCAAGCACGCCACGGTGAAGCGCTACCCGATCGGCCATTTCGACATCTACTTCGACGACTGGTTCGAGAAAGCCGTCTACGACCAGACCGAGTTCCTGATGGCGACGCTGCGGCCGTGA
- the sigJ gene encoding RNA polymerase sigma factor SigJ, translated as MSGDGRRNGPDQAELARRFEEHRGYLRRVAYSTLGSLSDADDVVQEAWLRLVRYYETSPEGADIENLRAWLTTVTGRLALDYLGSARARREQYVGEWLPEPEITTWDDPADRISQDERVTTALLVVLESLSPAERTAFVLQDVFGMTGPEVAEVVGRTPAAVRQLASRARKHVEEGTPRFPASADEHEKVVSAFAVAWRSGDLSALLGVLDSNVTFTSDGGGKVQAFLHPMHGADKVAKTLLGFLKFASEVGGAWGRPVLVNGRPGLVVFDGKNTGVFSFTIDEGRITKIDVVRNPDKLHDIPADGAGPDWALGSTDN; from the coding sequence ATGAGTGGTGACGGACGGCGGAACGGGCCCGATCAGGCCGAGCTGGCGCGGCGGTTCGAGGAGCATCGCGGGTATTTGCGGCGGGTCGCGTACAGCACGCTCGGCAGTCTCAGCGACGCCGACGATGTGGTGCAGGAGGCGTGGCTGCGGCTGGTCCGGTACTACGAGACCAGTCCGGAGGGTGCGGATATCGAGAATCTGCGCGCCTGGCTGACCACGGTCACCGGCCGCCTGGCCCTGGACTATCTCGGGTCGGCGCGCGCCCGGCGCGAACAGTATGTGGGCGAATGGCTTCCGGAGCCGGAGATCACCACTTGGGACGACCCGGCCGACCGCATCTCGCAGGACGAGCGGGTCACCACGGCCCTGCTGGTGGTGCTGGAATCGCTCTCGCCCGCCGAACGGACCGCGTTCGTGCTGCAGGACGTCTTCGGCATGACCGGTCCCGAGGTCGCGGAAGTGGTGGGCCGGACCCCGGCGGCGGTGCGCCAGTTGGCTTCGCGCGCACGCAAACACGTGGAGGAGGGCACGCCCCGCTTCCCGGCCAGCGCCGACGAGCACGAGAAGGTGGTGTCGGCGTTCGCGGTGGCCTGGCGGTCCGGCGATCTGAGCGCACTGCTGGGCGTGCTGGATTCCAACGTCACCTTCACCTCCGACGGCGGCGGCAAGGTCCAGGCGTTCCTGCACCCGATGCACGGCGCCGACAAGGTGGCCAAGACACTGCTCGGGTTCCTGAAGTTCGCGTCCGAGGTCGGTGGCGCGTGGGGTCGCCCGGTGCTGGTCAACGGCCGTCCCGGGCTGGTGGTGTTCGACGGCAAGAACACCGGCGTCTTCTCGTTCACCATCGACGAGGGCCGGATCACCAAGATCGATGTGGTGCGCAACCCGGACAAGCTGCACGACATCCCGGCCGACGGCGCGGGCCCGGACTGGGCGCTCGGCTCGACCGACAACTGA